A single window of Pseudoduganella plicata DNA harbors:
- a CDS encoding NADP-dependent oxidoreductase: MTTFQRMVLASRPQAEVTPDNFRLETADVPALADGQVLVRNHFLSLDPYMRGRMSEAKSYAAPQPLDETMIGGTVGQVVESKHPKFAEGDFVVGMGGWTEMSVSDGSDMRKVDTTHIPLSAYLGPVGMPGMTAWYGLTQIMQAKQGETICVSAASGAVGSVVGQLAKLRGCRAIGIAGGKEKCDYVVNELGFDACIDYKAGNLRADLKAAAPNGIDAIFENVGGEVFDAALARTNAFARIALCGMIAGYNGEDIPLRNVRQLLTNRISLRGFIVSEHMELWPEGLKELGMLVAQGKLKFRESVADGLAAAPDAFIGLLKGRNFGKQLVKLA, encoded by the coding sequence ATGACGACATTCCAACGCATGGTACTGGCCTCCCGCCCGCAGGCGGAGGTCACCCCCGACAACTTCCGTCTTGAAACGGCGGATGTGCCGGCCCTGGCCGATGGCCAGGTCCTGGTGCGCAACCATTTCCTGTCGCTCGACCCGTACATGCGCGGGCGCATGAGCGAGGCGAAAAGCTACGCGGCGCCGCAGCCGCTGGACGAGACGATGATCGGCGGCACCGTCGGCCAGGTGGTCGAATCGAAGCATCCGAAATTCGCCGAAGGCGACTTCGTCGTCGGCATGGGCGGCTGGACCGAAATGTCCGTCTCCGACGGCAGCGATATGCGCAAGGTCGATACGACGCACATTCCGCTGTCCGCCTACCTTGGCCCCGTGGGCATGCCGGGCATGACGGCGTGGTACGGCCTGACGCAGATCATGCAGGCCAAGCAGGGCGAGACGATCTGCGTCTCGGCCGCCAGCGGCGCCGTGGGCAGCGTTGTCGGCCAGCTGGCGAAGCTGCGTGGCTGCCGCGCCATCGGCATCGCCGGCGGCAAGGAGAAATGCGATTACGTCGTCAATGAGCTGGGCTTCGACGCCTGCATCGACTACAAGGCCGGCAACCTGCGCGCCGACCTGAAGGCGGCGGCGCCGAACGGCATCGACGCGATCTTCGAGAACGTCGGCGGCGAAGTGTTCGACGCGGCGCTGGCCCGCACCAACGCGTTCGCCCGCATTGCCCTGTGCGGCATGATCGCCGGCTATAACGGCGAGGATATCCCGCTGCGCAACGTGCGCCAGCTGCTGACCAATCGCATCTCGTTGCGCGGCTTTATCGTCAGCGAGCACATGGAGCTGTGGCCGGAGGGATTGAAGGAACTGGGCATGCTGGTTGCACAGGGCAAGCTAAAATTCCGCGAGTCCGTGGCCGACGGCCTGGCCGCCGCGCCGGACGCGTTCATTGGCCTGCTCAAGGGCCGCAATTTCGGCAAGCAGCTCGTCAAGCTGGCCTGA
- a CDS encoding L-dopachrome tautomerase-related protein — translation MMNAKTVFAAAVLALAAAGAGAANVERVAAFTGAMPTGVTVAESGRIFVNFPRWGDDVPYTVAELKGGKPVAYPDAAFNRADANDPAKGLISVQSVVADGRGRLWILDTAAPKFAPPLAGGAKLVAVDLATNRVVRTVVFPADVILPSTYVNDVRFDFRQGDGIAYVTDSSLSGPGAIIVLDLGTGKAVRRLNGHASTAADPAFKPVVDGKPLLQRGADGRTAPFSVASDGIALSPDGETLYYCALSSRHLYAVPTKLLRDPAVTEAQLAAAVRDLGEKGASDGLETDAAGTVYAGDYEHNALRALSPGGTWRTIAQDAALSWPDTLSVGPDGYLYVIANQLHRQANFNGGKDARRKPYRLLRVKTGTGQQ, via the coding sequence ATGATGAACGCGAAGACTGTCTTTGCCGCCGCCGTGCTGGCACTGGCCGCCGCCGGCGCGGGCGCTGCCAACGTGGAGCGTGTGGCCGCGTTCACGGGGGCGATGCCGACCGGTGTCACGGTGGCCGAAAGCGGCCGGATCTTCGTCAACTTCCCGCGCTGGGGCGACGACGTGCCGTACACGGTGGCGGAACTGAAGGGCGGCAAGCCGGTGGCGTATCCGGACGCCGCGTTCAACCGCGCCGACGCGAACGATCCGGCCAAGGGCCTGATCAGCGTGCAAAGCGTCGTCGCCGATGGCCGCGGCAGGCTGTGGATCCTCGACACGGCCGCGCCGAAGTTCGCGCCGCCGCTGGCCGGTGGCGCCAAGCTCGTAGCGGTCGACCTTGCAACCAATCGCGTCGTGCGCACCGTCGTGTTCCCGGCGGACGTCATCCTGCCGAGCACTTACGTCAACGACGTGCGGTTCGACTTCCGGCAGGGCGACGGCATTGCTTACGTGACGGATTCGTCGCTGTCCGGTCCCGGCGCCATCATCGTGCTGGACCTGGGCACGGGCAAGGCGGTGCGGCGGCTGAACGGCCATGCCAGCACGGCCGCAGATCCCGCCTTCAAGCCCGTGGTCGACGGCAAGCCGCTGCTGCAGCGGGGCGCGGACGGCCGCACGGCGCCGTTCAGCGTGGCCTCGGACGGCATCGCGTTGTCGCCGGACGGCGAGACGCTGTACTATTGCGCGCTGTCGAGCCGGCACCTGTATGCCGTGCCGACGAAGCTGCTGCGCGATCCGGCGGTCACGGAGGCGCAACTGGCGGCCGCCGTGCGCGACCTGGGCGAGAAGGGCGCGTCGGACGGGCTGGAGACCGATGCGGCGGGCACGGTTTACGCGGGCGACTACGAGCACAACGCGCTGCGGGCCTTGAGCCCGGGCGGCACGTGGCGCACGATCGCGCAGGACGCGGCGCTGTCGTGGCCCGACACGCTGTCGGTGGGGCCGGACGGCTATCTGTACGTGATCGCCAACCAGCTGCACCGCCAGGCCAACTTCAACGGCGGCAAGGACGCGCGCAGGAAACCCTACCGGCTGCTGCGCGTGAAGACCGGCACCGGACAACAATAA
- the nfsB gene encoding oxygen-insensitive NAD(P)H nitroreductase, whose product MNIVEKAAQRHTVKAFDPARKVPDEIVAQLRMLLRLAPSSVNSQPWHFVIAATEEGKEKIARAAEAGFQYNASKIRTASHVVVLATRVAADDAYLETLLTQEERDGRFVNEAAKTSGRGARTLFTDIHRYNQKDVAQWYEKQTYLALGTLLLGAATLDVGATPMEGFNAEVLDKELGLREKGYSATVIVSLGYSGADDFNAKLPKSRLPAEMLFTDI is encoded by the coding sequence ATGAACATCGTGGAAAAAGCGGCCCAGCGCCATACCGTCAAGGCCTTCGATCCGGCGCGCAAGGTCCCGGACGAAATCGTCGCGCAACTGCGCATGCTGCTGCGCCTGGCGCCGTCGTCCGTCAATTCGCAGCCGTGGCACTTCGTCATCGCGGCAACGGAAGAGGGCAAGGAAAAGATCGCCCGTGCGGCGGAGGCGGGCTTCCAGTACAACGCATCGAAGATCCGCACGGCGTCGCACGTCGTCGTGCTGGCCACCCGCGTGGCGGCCGACGACGCGTATCTGGAAACGCTGCTGACGCAGGAAGAGCGGGACGGCCGCTTCGTCAACGAAGCGGCGAAGACGTCGGGCCGGGGTGCGCGTACCCTGTTCACCGACATCCACCGCTACAACCAGAAGGACGTGGCGCAGTGGTACGAAAAGCAGACGTACCTCGCGCTCGGCACGCTGCTGCTGGGCGCGGCCACGCTGGACGTGGGCGCCACGCCGATGGAAGGCTTCAACGCGGAAGTGCTGGACAAGGAACTGGGCCTGCGCGAAAAGGGCTATTCGGCCACCGTCATCGTCTCGCTCGGCTACAGCGGCGCGGACGACTTCAACGCGAAACTGCCGAAATCGCGGCTGCCGGCCGAGATGCTGTTCACCGACATCTGA
- a CDS encoding zinc-binding alcohol dehydrogenase family protein: MKAVVYTQHGLPIDGAEALIDMDLPVPQPGARDVLVQVRAVSVNPVDTKVRRGAAVTAPRVLGWDAAGVVVATGAEVTGFKAGDEVYYAGSLTRPGSYSELHVVDERIVGHKPASLDFADAAALPLTSLTAWELLFDRLKVAEGEGAGKTVVIVGAAGGVGSILTQLAAKLTGLTIVGTASRRETRAWVQALGAHHVIDHSQPMAPQLAALGIAHADIVISLTHTDQHYADIVEMLAPQGQFALIDDPETLDAMPLKRKSISLHWELMFTRSMYETPDMARQRDILDSVAALIDSGALRTTVGENFGAITAENLRRAHALVESNAARGKIVLAGWSA, from the coding sequence ATGAAAGCAGTAGTCTACACGCAACACGGTTTGCCGATCGACGGGGCCGAGGCCCTGATCGACATGGACCTGCCGGTGCCGCAGCCGGGCGCGCGCGACGTGCTGGTGCAGGTGCGTGCCGTTTCCGTCAATCCCGTCGACACCAAGGTGCGCCGTGGCGCGGCCGTGACGGCGCCACGCGTGCTGGGCTGGGATGCGGCCGGCGTCGTTGTCGCGACCGGCGCGGAAGTGACCGGCTTCAAGGCGGGCGACGAGGTGTACTACGCCGGCTCGCTGACCCGTCCCGGCTCGTACAGCGAACTGCACGTCGTCGACGAACGCATCGTCGGGCACAAGCCGGCATCGCTGGACTTCGCCGACGCCGCCGCGCTGCCGCTGACGTCCCTCACGGCCTGGGAGCTGCTGTTCGACCGCCTGAAAGTGGCCGAGGGCGAGGGCGCCGGCAAGACCGTGGTGATCGTCGGCGCGGCCGGCGGCGTCGGCTCGATCCTGACGCAGCTGGCAGCGAAGCTGACGGGCCTGACGATCGTCGGCACCGCGTCGCGCAGGGAGACGCGCGCGTGGGTGCAGGCGCTGGGCGCGCACCATGTCATCGACCACAGCCAGCCGATGGCGCCGCAACTGGCCGCGCTGGGCATCGCCCATGCGGACATCGTCATCAGCCTGACGCACACGGACCAGCATTACGCCGACATCGTCGAGATGCTGGCACCGCAGGGCCAGTTCGCGCTGATCGACGACCCGGAAACGCTGGATGCGATGCCGCTCAAGCGCAAGAGCATCTCGCTGCACTGGGAGCTGATGTTTACCCGCTCGATGTACGAGACGCCCGACATGGCGCGCCAGCGCGATATCCTCGACAGCGTGGCCGCGCTGATCGACAGCGGCGCGCTACGCACCACCGTCGGCGAGAACTTCGGCGCCATCACGGCGGAGAACCTGCGCCGTGCCCATGCCCTGGTGGAAAGCAATGCGGCGCGCGGCAAGATCGTGCTGGCCGGGTGGAGCGCATGA
- a CDS encoding SDR family oxidoreductase gives MTAFENTTVRTTRELFSLEGKTALVTGGSRGLGLQMALALGEQGATVVVAARKQNELDDAVATLTARGITAYAIAADLGQDGAADALAQAAIGKLGHIDILVNNAGASWGAPAEDMPSEAWDKVMNLNVRSVFLLSQAVAKRSMIPRGQGRIINIASIAGLAGNPPGTMKTIAYNTSKGAVINFTRALAGEWGAHGINVNAIAPGFFPSKMSAGVLQAMGDRLMAEAPLGRLGSDEDLKGAVVLFASDAGRHITGQILAVDGGVSAV, from the coding sequence ATGACCGCATTTGAAAACACCACTGTACGCACGACCCGCGAGCTTTTCAGCCTGGAAGGCAAAACGGCACTGGTCACGGGCGGCTCGCGCGGCCTGGGCCTGCAAATGGCGCTCGCCCTGGGCGAACAGGGGGCAACGGTCGTCGTGGCCGCGCGCAAGCAGAACGAACTCGACGATGCCGTCGCCACCTTGACGGCACGCGGCATCACGGCCTACGCCATCGCCGCGGACCTGGGCCAGGATGGCGCGGCCGACGCGCTGGCGCAGGCCGCCATCGGGAAGCTGGGCCATATCGACATCCTCGTCAATAACGCAGGCGCCAGCTGGGGCGCGCCGGCCGAGGACATGCCGAGCGAGGCTTGGGACAAGGTGATGAACCTGAACGTGCGGTCCGTGTTCCTGCTGTCGCAGGCCGTGGCGAAACGTTCGATGATCCCGCGCGGCCAGGGCCGCATCATCAATATCGCGTCGATCGCCGGCCTGGCCGGCAACCCGCCGGGCACGATGAAGACGATTGCGTACAATACCAGCAAGGGCGCCGTCATCAACTTCACGCGCGCCCTTGCGGGCGAGTGGGGCGCGCACGGCATCAATGTGAACGCCATCGCGCCGGGCTTCTTCCCGTCGAAGATGAGCGCGGGCGTGCTGCAGGCGATGGGCGACCGGCTGATGGCCGAAGCGCCGCTGGGCCGCCTGGGTTCCGACGAGGACCTGAAAGGCGCCGTGGTGCTGTTCGCCTCCGATGCCGGCCGCCACATCACCGGCCAGATCCTGGCCGTCGACGGCGGCGTCTCCGCCGTTTAA
- a CDS encoding Dabb family protein, with amino-acid sequence MIKHIVMWKLKDEAEGAGRAANARKMKELLEACAGIVPGILKLEVGLATPDLEATYDVVLYSEFADKAALDAYQEHPQHVALKPFFAAVREGRQCMDYEV; translated from the coding sequence GTGATCAAGCATATCGTGATGTGGAAGCTCAAGGACGAGGCGGAAGGCGCGGGCCGCGCCGCCAACGCCCGCAAGATGAAGGAACTGCTGGAAGCCTGCGCGGGCATCGTGCCGGGCATCCTGAAGCTGGAGGTGGGACTGGCGACGCCGGACCTGGAAGCGACGTACGACGTCGTGCTGTACTCCGAGTTCGCGGACAAGGCCGCGCTGGACGCCTACCAGGAACACCCGCAGCACGTCGCACTCAAACCCTTCTTCGCCGCCGTACGCGAAGGCCGCCAATGCATGGACTACGAGGTATGA
- a CDS encoding LysR family transcriptional regulator, which translates to MVRFEDLALFIRTAACGSFTKAAREANLLPGQVSAAIQRLERDLDIRLFARSTRSLRLTDEGERYLPYAREAIDLLHAGRDELRRNDGALSGTLLIAAPSDLGRNVLLPWLGEFRRAHPRLEVRLQLSDQNADVFRDPVDVAIRYGTIDDASFVALPLAPDNRRVLVASPAYLEQCGMPRSLDDLKNHSCLLWQLGGRLYDKWGFPADTAGIKGKQTVQVSGYLASDDADVVRRWAVAGEGIAYKSWLDVRADVAAGRLMVVLPEQPGEAAPLQLICPHRRQFSPAVRGLHAFLLARLAQVPAAGSE; encoded by the coding sequence ATGGTCCGCTTCGAGGATCTGGCGCTGTTCATCCGCACGGCGGCGTGCGGCAGTTTTACCAAGGCGGCGCGCGAGGCCAACCTGCTGCCGGGCCAGGTCAGCGCCGCCATCCAGCGGCTGGAACGGGACCTCGACATCCGCCTGTTCGCCCGCTCCACGCGCAGCCTGCGCCTGACCGACGAGGGCGAGCGCTACCTGCCCTACGCGCGCGAAGCCATCGACCTGCTGCACGCCGGGCGCGACGAACTGCGCCGCAACGACGGGGCATTGAGCGGCACATTGCTGATCGCGGCGCCGTCGGACCTGGGCCGCAACGTGCTGCTGCCGTGGCTGGGCGAGTTCCGCCGCGCGCATCCGCGGCTGGAAGTGCGGCTGCAGCTGTCCGACCAGAATGCGGACGTGTTCCGCGATCCGGTCGACGTGGCGATCCGCTACGGCACGATCGACGACGCCAGCTTCGTCGCCCTGCCGCTGGCACCCGACAACCGCCGCGTGCTGGTCGCGTCACCCGCCTACCTGGAACAGTGCGGCATGCCGCGATCGCTGGACGACCTGAAGAACCACTCATGCCTGCTGTGGCAGCTGGGCGGGCGGCTGTACGACAAATGGGGCTTCCCGGCCGATACTGCGGGCATCAAGGGGAAGCAGACCGTGCAGGTGTCGGGATATCTGGCCAGCGACGATGCCGACGTGGTGCGGCGCTGGGCCGTGGCGGGCGAAGGCATCGCCTACAAATCCTGGCTCGACGTGCGGGCCGACGTGGCGGCGGGCCGGCTGATGGTCGTGCTGCCGGAGCAGCCCGGCGAGGCGGCGCCGCTGCAGCTGATCTGTCCGCACCGGCGGCAGTTTTCTCCTGCCGTGCGGGGGTTGCATGCGTTCCTGCTGGCGCGCCTGGCGCAGGTGCCGGCGGCCGGGAGTGAATGA
- a CDS encoding GNAT family N-acetyltransferase, with amino-acid sequence MSTHEIRYGDWATLGQDAAAIRTEVFVREQNVPAELEMDDKDAVCLHAVAYDDAGTPVGTGRLLPDGHIGRMAVLPQARGTGVGGALLQGLMAQARKRGHMGVALSAQTHAAPFYSAHGFRQAGDEFFEAGIAHVEMRHGF; translated from the coding sequence ATGAGCACACATGAAATCCGCTACGGCGACTGGGCCACGCTGGGCCAGGACGCCGCCGCCATCCGCACCGAAGTCTTCGTGCGAGAACAGAACGTTCCGGCCGAACTGGAAATGGACGACAAGGACGCCGTCTGCCTGCATGCCGTCGCCTACGATGACGCCGGCACGCCGGTCGGCACGGGCCGCCTGCTGCCGGACGGGCATATCGGCCGCATGGCCGTGCTGCCGCAAGCGCGCGGCACGGGCGTCGGCGGCGCGCTGCTGCAAGGACTGATGGCCCAGGCGCGCAAGCGCGGGCACATGGGCGTGGCACTGTCCGCGCAAACCCACGCGGCGCCGTTCTATTCGGCGCACGGCTTCCGCCAGGCTGGCGACGAGTTCTTCGAAGCGGGCATCGCGCACGTCGAGATGCGGCACGGGTTCTGA